The following coding sequences are from one Strix uralensis isolate ZFMK-TIS-50842 chromosome 6, bStrUra1, whole genome shotgun sequence window:
- the OSBPL11 gene encoding oxysterol-binding protein-related protein 11: MQCADPAAAMKGPEGEGKAEQPPPAGQSGGKSGGGRGGAKGWQYSDHMENIYGYLMKYTNLVTGWQYRFFVLNNDAGLLEYFVNEQSRHLKPRGTLQLAGAVISPSDEDSHTFTVNAASGEQYKLRATDAKERQHWVSRLQICTQHHTEAIGKNNPPLKSRSFSLASQGSANSPGVQRRPSQNAVSFFNVGHHRLPTGKRVPIMQPDHLVDVREMMSQAEGQQRDLIRSIECLPVSGHLTSLDQDLLMLKATSMATMNCLNDCFHILQLQHASQQKGSLPAGTTISWLEPKISLANHFKNGAAQNFPAEINKPASVREEQSIAEPCQLTREPEEINPDEELEDICDDKEDDLGAVEEQRSVILHLLSQLKLGMDLTRVVLPTFILEKRSLLEMYADFMSHPDLFIAITNGTTPEERMIRFVEYYLTSFHEGRKGAIAKKPYNPIIGETFHCSWRMPKSDVATDAGSNFSAHSPSEQVTLSKDTEGQTDLDYYTVKFVAEQVSHHPPVSGFYAECVERKMCVNAHVWTKSKFLGMSIGVTMIGEGLLSLLEHGEEYTFSLPCAYARSILTVPWVELGGKVNINCVKTGYSASINFHTKPFYGGKLHRVTGEVKQNMTNTVVCRVQGEWNSVLEFTYSNGETKYVDLTKLSVTRKRVRPLEKQGPFESRRLWQHVTESLRDGDIDKATEHKRALEERQRNEERLRAETETPWCTKYFLKEGDGWVYHKPLWKAVSAAQTQQTDTN; the protein is encoded by the exons tgatcacatggaaaatatttatggCTACTTAATGAAATATACCAATCTCGTCACTGGTTGGCAATATCG attttttgttttaaacaatgaTGCTGGCCTGCTGGAGTACTTTGTGAATGAGCAGTCTAGACACCTAAAGCCCAGGGGTACCCTGCAGCTAGCGGGAGCTGTAATTTCACCCAGTGATGAAGACTCTCATACCTTTACAGTCAATGCTGCCAGCGGGGAGCAGTATAAACTAAGAG CTACTGATGCTAAGGAACGGCAACACTGGGTTAGCAGGCTACAGATATGCACACAGCATCACACGGAAGCTATTGGAAAG AACAACCCTCCTCTGAAATCTCGCAGCTTTTCTCTTGCATCCCAAGGAAGTGCCAACTCTCCTGGTGTGCAAAGAAGACCCAGtcaaaatgcagtttccttttttaatgttGGACATCACAGATTGCCAACTGGAAAAAGAGTTCCTATTATGCAGCCAGATCATCTTGTAGATGTTAGAGAG ATGATGTCTCAGGCTGAGGGCCAGCAGAGAGACTTGATCAGGAGCATAGAATGCCTTCCTGTCTCCGGTCACCTTACATCCTTGGATCAAGACCTATTAATGCTCAAAGCAACTTCCATGGCAACCATGAACTGCTTAAATGACTGTTTCCATATTCTCCAGTTACAACATGCTTCTCAACAAAAGGGATCCTTACCAGCAG GAACGACGATCAGTTGGCTGGAACCGAAGATATCTCTGGCAAACCACTTCAAAAATGGAGCGGCTCAGAATTTCCCAGCAGAGATAAACAAGCCAGCATCTGTCAGAGAAGAGCAGTCCAttgcagagccctgccagctaaCAAGG GAACCTGAAGAAATAAATCCAGATGAGGAGCTGGAGGATATCTGTGATGATAAAGAAGATGATCTAGGAGCGGTGGAAGAACAGCGCAGTGTTATCTTGCATCTCTTGTCTCAGCTGAAGCTTGGCATGGACTTGACAAGA gtgGTTCTTCCCACTTTTATTTTAGAGAAGCGATCATTGTTGGAGATGTATGCAGACTTCATGTCCCATCCAGACCTCTTCATTGCAATTACAAATGGCACTACTCCCGAGGAGAGGATGATCCGCTTTGTTGAGTATTATCTCACTTCATTTCACGAAGGTCGCAAAGGAGCTATTGCAAAGAAACCATACAATCCAATCATTGGGGAAACATTTCACTGCTCCTGGAGGATGCCGAAGAGTGACGTAGCCACTGATGCTGGCAGTAACTTCTCTGCTCACTCCCCCTCAGAGCAAGTAACTTTGTCTAAAGATACAGAAGGCCAAACAGACCTGGACTACTATACAGTAAAATTTGTAGCTGAGCAAGTGTCCCACCATCCTCCTGTCTCAGGGTTTTACGCTGAATGTGTAGAGAGAAAGATGTGTGTCAATGCCCACGTCTGGACAAAAAGTAAATTCTTAGGAATGTCAATAGGAGTTACAATGATTGGTGAGG GTCTCTTAAGTCTCTTGGAACATGGGGAAGAATACACGTTCTCTCTGCCCTGTGCATATGCTCGGTCAATTCTAACTGTTCCCTGGGTAGAACTAGGAGGAAAAGTCAACATTAACTGTGTGAAGACTGGGTATTCTGCAAGTATTAACTTTCACACCAAGCCCTTCTATGGTGGCAAATTGCATCG AGTCACAGGTGAAGTGAAGCAGAACATGACAAACACAGTGGTATGCAGAGTGCAAGGGGAGTGGAACAGCGTGCTTGAGTTCACCTACAGCAATGGAGAGACAAAATACGTGGACTTGACAAAGCTGTCTGTGACAAGAAAACGAGTCCGGCCCCTTGAGAAACAAGGACCATTTGAATCTAG GAGGCTGTGGCAGCATGTAACAGAGTCTCTGCGGGATGGAGACATTGATAAGGCTACGGAGCACAAACGAGCCCTTGAAGAACGACAGAGGAATGAAGAGAGGCTTCGTGCTGAAACAGAAACACCTTGGTGTACTAAATACTTCCTTAAAGAA GGAGATGGCTGGGTTTATCATAAACCCCTCTGGAAAGCAGTCTCTGCTGCACAAACTCAGCAAACGGACACTAACTAG